Proteins encoded in a region of the Vicia villosa cultivar HV-30 ecotype Madison, WI linkage group LG5, Vvil1.0, whole genome shotgun sequence genome:
- the LOC131605539 gene encoding uncharacterized mitochondrial protein AtMg00820-like, giving the protein MSLRLQECVITLNDAVDNEGELVHCVLYVDVEPVNATEALKDLKWVKAMNEELKSIEVNNTWSLVEFPQGNKAINVKWVYKVKLNLKGEMDVKCAFLNASLNEEIYVAQPVGFVKHGLKLYMDLSKLQELGIRRYIVS; this is encoded by the exons ATGTCTttaaggttgcaagaatgtgtaaTTACATTAAATGATGCAGTCGATAATGAAGGTGAGTTGGTACATTGTGTTTTGTATGTAGATGTCGAACCAgtcaatgcaactgaggcattgaaggatttgAAGTGGGTAAAAGCTATGAATGAGGAATTGAAGTCCATTGAAGTCAACaacacttggtcacttgtcgaatttcCTCAAGGCAATAAGGCAATtaatgtgaagtgggtatacaaggtgaaatTGAATCTGAAAGGAGAA ATGGATGTAAAATGTGCATTCCTAAATGCCTCCTTAAATGAAGAAATatatgttgcacaaccagttgggtttgtgaaacatggaCTTAAGCTCTATATGGACTTAAGCAAGCTCCaggagcttggaataagaagatacatagtttcctaa